The following are from one region of the Sorghum bicolor cultivar BTx623 chromosome 2, Sorghum_bicolor_NCBIv3, whole genome shotgun sequence genome:
- the LOC8081768 gene encoding protein TIC 20-I, chloroplastic has translation MVLCQGVSVGNAQLLAFPGRSSSLKRTQFHVKANHFPARALRVVTDSIHHGMPTSFLRENSVRGIPSLSRQHNLHPRSVSCQASSLASFSYPELTSKPRWWWRTLACVPYLLPLHNMWSYADVIYQLHTYLQGFSLLYTFIDTMTLCPGWLFLVIFMTVYFFVVRRKWSPHFLRFHVILAILLDTGSQAVATMCTWMPSIVYQGKAMQYFWMSIAFIQIFTVLECLRCALCGMYPDVPFISHTAFIHSDLNLFR, from the exons ATGGTTCTGTGCCAGGGCGTATCTGTTGGAAATGCTCAGCTGCTAGCTTTTCCTGGTAGATCATCAAGTCTTAAGAGAACCCAGTTTCATGTTAAGGCGAATCATTTTCCTGCAAGAGCTCTACGTG TTGTCACTGATTCCATTCATCATGGCATGCCTACATCATTCCTGAGGGAAAATTCTGTCAGGGGCATCCCATCACTCTCAAGACAGCACAACCTACATCCAAGGTCCGTTAGTTGTCAGGCATCCTCACTGGCATCTTTCAGTTACCCTGAGCTGACATCCAAACCCAGATGGTGGTGGAGAACTCTAGCTTGTGTGCCGTACTTACTGCCACTGCACAACATGTGgtcttatgccgatgtgatctaCCAGCTTCACACTTACTTGCAGGGGTTTTCGCTGTTGTATACCTTCATTGATACCATGACTCTGTGTCCTGGGTGGCTCTTTCTGGTGATATTTATGACAGTGTACTTCTTCGTTGTGAGGCGGAAGTGGTCGCCGCACTTTCTGAGGTTCCATGTGATCCTAGCGATCCTTCTGGACACTGGCTCCCAAGCAGTGGCCACCATGTGTACCTGGATGCCAAGCATCGTTTATCAGGGGAAGGCAATGCAGTACTTCTGGATGTCTATCGCATTTATACAGATCTTCACAGTGCTCGAGTGTTTGCGGTGTGCTCTTTGTGGAATGTATCCTGATGTCCCATTCATATCCCACACCGCTTTCATTCACTCTGATCTGAATCTGTTCAGATAG